A window from Fragaria vesca subsp. vesca linkage group LG5, FraVesHawaii_1.0, whole genome shotgun sequence encodes these proteins:
- the LOC101301400 gene encoding uncharacterized protein LOC101301400 codes for MCSDSNLSKLHRLINDALRQFTEADDVSVTKEREILVTLSQVLRKVKLRIEEVDFDTDNGVVVGLDCENDCVSLSKILTHLIVLLTVESRYVKHLACNVLAVVSEFVATSGSHWEDFIRLLCDCLDLAITAAISCSRTNLATGASDVSSSTSSLILVVKVKLKNGDWSVAAGVVRVLRDILKYLKSEDDEELVEVFVECVNSFLSTVPWDLLNEIHVSLNGDALKSSRADVLFQRTLFLGNLIQFLCSLVEQGGVIDAAGGSLDKHHPVFSTIINLVPKLLCLCVGEQVDGVVSNNRISQYFKHKLLVLLIRLIVQACPESTILVLWLQFIHCYFEELLRQPMSTLECNQEDCLEGSPFLSSVSDSEVNCLSSPHLQRQAVFLFLRCSFSLINSKGSTNRKCACASWNLCLDYDSNAELQCCERKKGLLELYNWLQGHLLTDMLVDHETYIEKCTDFAKSFLQLYIKEDDVLFKVLLQLLSVPFSAEKQFEKEKGSFQDSKGNVLFVVSDLFNPVLLFHLFLLELSYDHQVLLDYLISKDTGIICAEYLLRCLRKVCDSWSLFVKFPLSEQAINQSSCKKRKVSLNGSSFCDGDLCAPVEDSGGSFLKDECDDENKYDCKHRRENFQEAKECLLSLKTSIESLHQKNLFPYNPNALLNRLMRFQELCFEEEK; via the exons ATGTGCAGCGATTCCAATCTGTCCAAGCTTCACCGTCTGATCAACGATGCTCTCCGGCAGTTCACA GAAGCGGATGACGTTTCAGTGACGAAAGAGAGAGAAATTCTGGTGACACTCTCTCAGGTTCTTCGGAAAGTGAAGCTCCGGATTGAAGAAGTTGATTTCGACACTGATAAT GGAGTGGTGGTTGGATTGGATTGTGAGAATGACTGTGTGTCTCTCAGTAAAATCTTAACTCACTTG ATTGTTTTGCTAACTGTGGAGAGCAGATATGTGAAGCATCTGGCCTGCAATGTTCTAGCTGTTGTATCCGAATTCGTGGCTACTTCT GGAAGCCACTGGGAGGACTTTATTCGTTTGTTGTGTGATTGTTTGGATTTAGCAATCACAGCGGCGATTTCGTGCTCTAGGACAAATTTGGCAACTGGAGCTAGTGATGTTAGTTCTAGTACGTCGAGTTTGATTCTTGTGGTGAAAGTTAAGCTGAAAAATGGTGACTGGTCTGTAGCAGCTGGTGTTGTTAGGGTGCTACGTGATATACTGAAGTATTTGAAGTCTGAGGATGATGAGGAACTTGTGGAAGTGTTTGTTGAGTGTGTTAATTCTTTTCTTTCAACTGTGCCTTGGGATTTATTGAATGAGATTCATGTCAGTCTGAATGGTGATGCGCTGAAAAGCTCCAGGGCAGATGTTTTATTCCAAAGAACCTTGTTTCTAGGAAACTTGATTCAGTTTCTCTGTTCTTTGGTTGAGCAAGGTGGTGTTATCGATGCTGCAGGTGGATCTCTAGACAAGCATCATCCAGTTTTCTCAACAATCATCAACCTTGTGCCTAAGCTTTTATGTTTGTGCGTTGGGGAGCAAGTGGATGGTGTCGTCTCTAACAACCGCATCTCTCAGTACTTCAAACATAAGTTATTG GTGCTATTGATCAGGCTTATTGTCCAAGCTTGTCCAGAATCAACAATTCTTGTTTTATGGTTGCAATTTATCCATTGTTACTTCGAAGAGCTCCTGCGGCAACCAATGTCTACCCTGGAGTGTAATCAGGAAGATTGTTTGGAAGGCTCTCCGTTTCTTTCCAGTGTTTCTGATTCAGAAGTAAATTGTCTGTCTTCTCCCCATCTGCAAAGGCAGGCTGTATTTCTTTTTCTGAGGTGTTCTTTTAGTTTGATTAACTCAAAAGGAAGCACTAACAGAAAATGTGCTTGTGCAAGTTGGAACTTATGCTTGGACTATGACTCAAATGCAGAGTTGCAGTGTTGTGAAAGAAAGAAAGGACTGTTGGAGCTATATAACTGGCTTCAAGGACATCTTCTGACAGATATGTTAGTGGACCATGAAACATACATTGAAAAATGTACAGACTTTGCCAAATCCTTCCTCCAACTATACATCAAAGAG GATGATGTATTGTTCAAAGTGCTCTTGCAATTGCTTTCTGTACCTTTTTCTGCTGAGAAACA GTTTGAAAAGGAAAAAGGATCTTTTCAGGATTCAAAGGGCAATGTGCTTTTCGTTGTCTCAGATCTCTTCAATCCTGTACTCTTATTCCATCTATTTCTTCTAGAG TTAAGCTATGACCATCAGGTGCTACTTGATTACCTTATTTCAAAAGATACTGGAATCATTTGTGCAGAATATCTTCTAAG GTGCTTGCGTAAAGTGTGTGATTCATGGAGCTTATTTGTAAAATTTCCACTGAGTGAACAAGCTATAAATCAGTCATCTTGCAAGAAAAGAAAAGTTTCATTGAATGGATCGAGTTTCTGTGATGGAGATTTGTGTGCACCAGTGGAAGACTCTGGAGGTTCATTCCTTAAAGATGAATGTGATGATGAAAACAAATATGATTGCAAGCACAGACGAGAGAATTTCCAAGAAGCCAAAGAGTGCTTACTTTCTTTGAAAACTTCGATAGAAAGTCTCCACCAAAAGAATCTCTTTCCCTACAATCCTAATGCTCTTCTGAACCG CTTAATGAGATTTCAGGAACTCTGTTTTGAGGAAGAAAAATAG
- the LOC101301691 gene encoding pentatricopeptide repeat-containing protein At3g50420-like, translating into MPPLGEPIAALIQKCTAITSLREARRIHSLLLTTTTVGSRSVYMYNNVLSMYARCGSVGDARKVFDEMPQRSVVSFNALAAGYSRSAETAGLALGLLKKLGGECLRPNASTFASAVQASCALEDWLFGSLVHAQVVKCGVLSDLCVQTALLGMYSNCGDLDSARRVFGGIVDRDVVAWNSMIFGYLKHDKAKEGLRLFDSMLRIGVIPTQFTYSMVLSACSRLRNLYLGKIIHARVIVSSTEADLALGNSLLDMYCNSGDTQAAFSVFNEMNSPDLVSWNTMIAGYSENGDGEKAMGLFSRLKKLSLLKPDEYTFAAIISAAGADLASDYGNLLHAQVTKAGLEKSMFVGTALVSMYFKNSETDNAERVFYSIPEKDVVLWTEMIMGYSRLADGESAIKLFKEMCKEGYMFDSFALSGALGACSDLAMLKQGEMIHSQALKTGFDVEMSVCGSLVDMYAKNGCLESAYCIFSRVLDPDLKCWNSMLGGYSHHGMAEEALKLFFEIKRHGLVPDQVTFLSLLSACNHSGLVEVGKFLWNCMKENGIPPGPKHYSCMVSLLSRARLLNEAEELIIKSPFNEDNLELWRTLLSSCVINKNLEIGVHAAEQVLKVDAEDSATHILLSNLYASAGKWDEVVEIRRKIKELTLEKDPGLSWIEDKRNIQVFSSGVQSKEEVGEAGVALHWLQGNMVRSQRDELDEPIYTT; encoded by the coding sequence ATGCCACCGTTGGGTGAACCCATAGCGGCTTTAATACAAAAATGCACCGCCATAACCTCGCTCAGGGAAGCGCGTCGGATCCACTCGCTGCTCCTAACCACCACAACCGTTGGGTCACGGTCGGTGTATATGTACAACAATGTGTTGTCTATGTATGCGAGGTGCGGCTCAGTTGGAGACGCACGCAAGGTGTTCGATGAAATGCCTCAAAGAAGTGTGGTTTCGTTCAATGCGCTAGCCGCAGGGTATTCTCGGAGTGCAGAGACTGCCGGCTTGGCATTGGGATTGCTAAAGAAATTGGGAGGTGAATGTCTGAGGCCGAATGCTTCGACTTTCGCAAGTGCGGTACAAGCGTCATGTGCTCTTGAGGATTGGTTGTTTGGCTCTTTGGTTCATGCGCAAGTTGTGAAATGTGGGGTCTTGAGTGATTTGTGTGTTCAGACAGCTTTGCTTGGGATGTACTCCAACTGTGGGGATTTGGATTCGGCCAGGAGAGTTTTCGGAGGGATTGTTGATAGAGATGTTGTGGCTTGGAATTCAATGATTTTCGGGTATTTGAAGCATGACAAGGCCAAGGAAGGGCTTCGTTTGTTTGATAGTATGTTGAGGATTGGTGTTATTCCTACTCAGTTCACATATTCAATGGTTTTGAGTGCGTGTAGCAGATTAAGAAATTTGTATCTGGGGAAAATTATACATGCCCGGGTCATAGTTTCAAGCACAGAAGCTGATTTGGCTTTGGGAAATTCACTGCTTGACATGTATTGTAACTCTGGTGACACCCAAGCGGCTTTTAGTGTTTTCAATGAAATGAACAGCCCTGATTTGGTTTCATGGAACACCATGATTGCAGGCTATTCAGAAAATGGGGATGGAGAGAAGGCGATGGGTTTGTTTTCCAGGTTGAAGAAACTGTCGCTTCTTAAACCAGATGAGTATACTTTTGCAGCTATCATTTCTGCAGCAGGCGCAGACCTTGCTTCTGACTATGGTAACCTTCTTCATGCCCAAGTCACAAAAGCAGGACTGGAGAAGAGTATGTTTGTGGGAACTGCACTAGTGTCTATGTACTTCAAGAATAGTGAAACGGATAATGCTGAAAGGGTGTTTTATTCCATTCCTGAGAAAGATGTTGTTCTGTGGACTGAGATGATCATGGGGTATTCGAGATTGGCTGATGGGGAGAGTGCAATTAAGCTCTTTAAAGAAATGTGCAAGGAAGGCTATATGTTTGACAGCTTTGCTCTCAGTGGAGCTTTGGGTGCTTGTTCTGACCTTGCCATGTTAAAACAAGGTGAGATGATCCACTCGCAGGCCTTGAAAACAGGATTTGATGTTGAAATGTCTGTGTGTGGGAGTCTGGTGGATATGTATGCCAAAAACGGTTGCCTTGAATCAGCTTATTGTATATTTTCCCGTGTTTTGGACCCTGACTTGAAATGCTGGAACTCAATGCTTGGAGGATATAGTCACCACGGCATGGCAGAAGAAGCATTGAAGCTCTTTTTTGAGATCAAAAGGCATGGTCTTGTACCAGACCAAGTAACATTTCTGTCACTACTCTCAGCTTGCAACCACAGTGGGTTGGTTGAAGTAGGAAAGTTCTTGTGGAATTGTATGAAGGAGAATGGTATCCCTCCTGGGCCTAAGCACTACTCTTGCATGGTGAGTTTGTTAAGTCGAGCTCGACTACTGAATGAGGCAGAGGAACTTATTATCAAGTCACCATTTAATGAAGACAATCTTGAACTATGGAGAACTTTGCTGAGCTCATGCGTCATCAATAAGAACTTGGAGATAGGAGTTCATGCGGCAGAGCAGGTTCTAAAGGTCGATGCGGAAGACAGTGCAACACATATCTTGCTTTCAAATCTCTATGCTTCTGCTGGAAAATGGGATGAGGTTGTGGAAATAAGGAGAAAGATTAAAGAACTGACGTTAGAGAAGGATCCTGGGCTGAGCTGGATTGAGGATAAGAGGAATATTCAGGTATTCAGTTCTGGTGTTCAATCTAAGGAAGAGGTTGGTGAAGCCGGAGTTGCACTGCATTGGCTTCAAGGAAACATGGTAAGATCTCAGAGAGATGAACTTGATGAACCTATTTACACCACATAA
- the LOC101300831 gene encoding uncharacterized protein LOC101300831, which translates to MDALMTNATMMMVHLDTSDEPQGRGLRPGRSPNHPRHRVAGGTSLMADYFIERPIFREEEFRRRYRMHTHLFNHIMTALCNHDPYWHQKADATGKLGLLPQQKMTGALRMLAYGAAADQCAEICRMGESTTLECMKKFCQQVIGIFGPQYLRALTKADLQRLLARADQRGFPGMIGSIDCMHWEWKNCPTRWHGDYSGRKGRPTIILEAVASHDTWVWHAFFGVPGAQNDINVLDQSPVFEGLIAGNSPAVTFHANGRRYSNAYYLADGIYPRYSTFVKTIPNPKSQAQKLFAKKQEAYRKDVERCFGILQSRWAILRHGARLHRSSTLRSIMIICIILHNMIVEDEFVEEEFVEPEEEDLLNPLAARVYDGPVDHEGVRIPFLPVERNGKPACILGPY; encoded by the coding sequence ATGGATGCCTTGATGACTAACGCGACCATGATGATGGTACATCTTGATACTTCAGATGAACCACAAGGACGCGGTTTGCGTCCTGGTCGCTCTCCTAATCACCCCAGACATAGGGTAGCTGGGGGAACAAGTCTCATGGCAGATTACTTCATCGAGCGTCCGATCTTTAGGGAGGAAGAATTTCGTCGGAGGTACCGAATGCACACCCATCTGTTCAACCACATCATGACGGCTCTCTGTAACCACGACCCTTATTGGCATCAAAAAGCAGATGCCACTGGAAAACTAGGGTTGCTGCCCCAGCAGAAGATGACAGGTGCCCTCCGAATGTTGGCGTATGGTGCAGCTGCTGATCAGTGTGCTGAGATATGCAGGATGGGGGAATCAACTACACTAGAGTGCATGAAGAAGTTTTGCCAACAAGTGATAGGTATTTTTGGTCCGCAGTATCTTCGAGCTCTAACAAAGGCTGACCTCCAAAGGCTTCTTGCTAGGGCTGATCAGCGGGGATTTCCAGGTATGATCGGAAGCATTGACTGCATGCATTGGGAGTGGAAGAACTGCCCAACCAGGTGGCATGGGGATTACAGTGGCCGAAAGGGTCGTCCCACCATTATTCTAGAGGCGGTGGCCTCGCATGACACGTGGGTATGGCACGCTTTCTTTGGTGTGCCAGGAGCTCAAAATGATATTAACGTCCTCGACCAATCACCGGTCTTTGAAGGGCTCATTGCTGGAAACAGCCCGGCTGTGACGTTTCACGCAAACGGTAGGAGATATAGCAATGCTTATTATCTTGCTGACGGAATTTATCCTAGGTACTCCACATTTGTAAAAACTATTCCAAACCCTAAATCGCAAGCCCAAAAACTATTTGCAAAAAAACAAGAAGCATACCGTAAAGATGTAGAGAGGTGTTTCGGCATCCTGCAATCTCGTTGGGCAATCCTTCGTCATGGAGCTCGGTTGCACAGGAGTTCGACACTGAGAAGCATAATGATAATTTGCATCATATTGCATAACATGATTGTAGAGGATGAATTTGTAGAAGAAGAATTTGTCGAGCCAGAAGAAGAAGATCTATTGAACCCACTGGCGGCAAGAGTTTATGATGGGCCAGTAGATCATGAGGGGGTTCGAATTCCTTTTTTACCAGTGGAAAGAAATGGGAAACCAGCATGCATTTTGGGACCGTATTGA
- the LOC101301116 gene encoding methylesterase 8-like: protein MCSNSITVTSDQYPSQILNGKKQFVLVHGANHGAWCWYKLATLLNSTGHNVTALDLAASGINPIKVEQVHSFSEYVEPLITFLGSLAPKERVILVGHSSGGAVISFAMERFPERIAVAVYASAVMPGPSLSYLTISAKLIPRWVNFNREKQGYQLSPPEDLTLASTLVKPTPTFSEEIKLTEEKYGLVPRVFIMSDQDLTIQKDIQMWMIRENPPNEVKVINGSDHMVMFSRPLELFSHLLQIAEKYSHEDHHHGY from the exons ATGTGTAGCAATAGTATCACAGTCACATCTGATCAATATCCAAGCCAAATCCTCAATGGGAAGAAGCAATTTGTGCTGGTTCATGGAGCCAATCACGGAGCTTGGTGTTGGTATAAATTGGCGACTCTATTGAACTCCACAGGTCACAATGTCACAGCACTAGACCTTGCAGCATCTGGGATTAACCCTATTAAGGTAGAGCAAGTTCATTCGTTCTCGGAGTACGTTGAGCCATTGATCACATTTTTGGGGTCTCTTGCGCCTAAGGAGAGGGTTATCCTAGTCGGCCACAGCTCGGGTGGAGCTGTCATATCATTTGCTATGGAGAGGTTCCCTGAGAGAATTGCTGTTGCTGTATATGCTAGTGCTGTGATGCCCGGTCCTTCTCTTAGTTACTTAACTATATCTGCCAAG CTTATTCCAAGATGGGTAAATTTTAATCGAGAAAAGCAAGGGTATCAGCTGTCACCTCCAGAG GATCTAACACTAGCATCGACATTGGTAAAACCTACCCCTACATTCAGTGAAGAAATAAAACTGACCGAGGAGAAGTACGGATTGGTTCCAAGAGTGTTCATCATGTCCGACCAAGACCTTACAATACAGAAGGATATACAAATGTGGATGATCAGGGAAAACCCCCCAAATGAAGTGAAAGTAATAAATGGTTCCGATCATATGGTCATGTTCTCTAGACCGCTGGAGCTGTTCTCCCACCTCCTCCAGATTGCTGAGAAATATTCACATGAAGATCATCATCATGGTTATTGA
- the LOC101301981 gene encoding salicylic acid-binding protein 2-like, protein MSETNSQKHFVLVHGAGHGAWCWYKIKPRLEYAGHKVTALDNAGSGIDTKSIEDFHSLEEYSEPLLQLIGSLAPQEKVILVGHSLGGMNLSVAMEKFPEKISAAVFLTAFLPDTTHHPSYVVDQLLQTIPSDGWLDSQFEQFGEEPLTSFYFGPKFLSTKLYQLSPIEDFELAKTLVRKSSFFREQVCKMKNFSDKGYGSVKKAFIVCEKDLIITKEFQHWMIQNSAIKDVVEIKGADHMAMFSKPEELSYSLLEIAQKYT, encoded by the exons ATGTCAGAAACCAACTCACAGAAGCACTTCGTTCTAGTCCATGGCGCAGGCCATGGAGCTTGGTGTTGGTACAAAATCAAGCCAAGGCTCGAGTATGCCGGTCACAAGGTCACGGCCCTGGACAATGCCGGTTCAGGCATCGACACCAAGTCCATAGAAGATTTTCATTCACTAGAAGAGTACTCTGAGCCTCTGCTTCAGTTGATTGGATCACTTGCTCCACAAGAAAAGGTGATCCTTGTAGGTCACAGCCTTGGGGGCATGAACTTGTCTGTTGCCATGGAGAAGTTCCCTGAGAAAATTTCTGCTGCTGTTTTCTTGACTGCTTTTTTGCCAGATACCACACACCACCCTTCGTATGTTGTGGATCAG CTTTTGCAAACAATACCATCAGACGGTTGGTTGGACTCTCAGTTTGAACAGTTTGGAGAAGAACCCTTAACTTCATTCTATTTCGGTCCCAAGTTCTTGTCAACAAAGCTCTATCAACTTAGCCCTATTGAG GATTTCGAACTGGCCAAGACTCTAGTGAGGAAGAGTAGCTTCTTTCGTGAACAAGTGTGTAAGATGAAGAACTTCTCAGATAAGGGATATGGATCGGTTAAAAAAGCTTTTATAGTTTGTGAAAAGGATTTGATAATAACGAAGGAATTTCAGCATTGGATGATACAAAACAGCGCGATTAAAGATGTGGTGGAGATCAAAGGAGCTGATCATATGGCAATGTTTTCAAAGCCAGAAGAACTTTCCTATTCTCTTCTGGAGATAGCACAGAAGTACACTTAA
- the LOC101300546 gene encoding uncharacterized protein LOC101300546 — translation MGSSWLPSEELQLCVSWVRQSTCNITGRYQNKDNLWKKVHDDYVKNWCGDPENPLAEPRTKVALESHFPRLKKLLKKWHTCLYKSRNRAASGTNLVDEETQAQSLYFKDVGKKFDNKECYEAVINHPHLLTVVSTPSPFEWNFPISPELHDTDGHVDLDDDEGFTTPPSNKERPRPSSPVRPMGVKAPKEAKKKGKKEANMRRDEETLRLARESLELEKRKETRLARRDAMVELQEETKIMTMDTSIMTPKSLKWHKKRKSDIMAKMNESTSTSDDYYVPLFDED, via the exons ATGGGTTCTAGTTGGCTTCCCTCCGAAGAGTTACAATTGTGTGTTTCTTGGGTACGACAATCCACTTGCAACATCACCGGTCGATATCAAAACAAAGACAATTTGTGGAAGAAAGTTCATGACGATTACGTCAAAAATTGGTGTGGCGATCCCGAAAATCCTCTAGCCGAGCCTCGTACGAAAGTTGCGCTCGAATCACATTTTCCGCGCTTGAAGAAATTGCTTAAGAAATGGCATACATGTCTATACAAATCAAGAAACCGTGCGGCTAGCGGGACGAATTTGGTAGATGAG GAAACTCAAGCTCAATCATTATATTTCAAGGATGTGGGCAAGAAATTTGACAATAAAGAATGTTATGAAGCGGTGATAAATCATCCTCATTTATTGACGGTTGTGAGTACTCCTTCTCCGTTTGAGTGGAATTTTCCAATTTCTCCAGAGCTCCATGACACGGATGGGCATGTTGACTTGGATGATGATGAAGGATTCACAACTCCGCCATCCAACAAAGAGAGACCTCGTCCCTCAAGCCCGGTTAGGCCTATGGGAGTAAAGGCGCCCAAGGAAGCAAAGAAGAAGGGAAAAAAAG AGGCTAACATGCGAAGAGATGAGGAAACCCTTCGGTTGGCTAGGGAGAGCTTAGAACTTGAGAAACGAAAGGAAACAAGGTTGGCCCGACGTGATGCTATGGTGGAGTTGCAAGAAGAAACCAAAATTATGACAATGGATACAAGCATCATGACCCCGAAAAGTTTGAAGTGGCACAAAAAGAGGAAATCGGATATCATGGCGAAAATGAATGAGAGTACTAGTACTAGTGATGATTATTATGTTCCCCTCTTTGATGAAGACTAA
- the LOC101307400 gene encoding salicylic acid-binding protein 2-like isoform 2 — translation MKMENSKHFVLVHGSGHGAWCWYKLATLLSSTGHNVTTLDLPASGINQTQQQQLHSFSDYAEPLFEFLGSLPPEEKVILVGHSMGGPVISIAMEMFPEKIAAAVFATAFMPGYCLFKPIQLVERTVVSDSQFINDQGVDNPPSAMIFGPKRLATKLYQLSPPEDLTLALSLVRIFPLFKEDIKLSKEKYGSVPRVFIVSDQDLSIEEDAQMWMIENNPPNEVKVINGADHMVMLLGNMLNYLVLVYLYTCIVDEKYDRITFHKIKSPY, via the exons ATGAAAATGGAGAATTCAAAGCATTTTGTTCTGGTTCATGGTTCTGGTCATGGAGCGTGGTGTTGGTATAAGCTGGCAACTCTATTGAGCTCCACAGGTCACAATGTTACAACTCTAGACCTTCCGGCATCCGGGATCAACCAAACACAGCAACAACAACTTCATTCGTTTTCCGACTACGCTGAGCCATTGTTCGAATTTCTGGGGTCTCTGCCACCAGAAGAGAAGGTTATCCTTGTCGGACACAGCATGGGCGGCCCCGTCATATCGATCGCCATGGAGATGTTCCCTGAGAAAATTGCTGCTGCTGTATTTGCTACTGCTTTCATGCCTG GTTATTGTCTTTTTAAACCTATACAGTTGGTAGAGAGAACGGTGGTTTCAGACTCCCAGTTTATAAATGATCAAGGTGTCGACAATCCTCCATCCGCAATGATCTTTGGGCCAAAGCGGTTGGCGACGAAGCTGTACCAGCTCTCACCACCAGAG GATTTAACACTGGCATTGTCTTTGGTGAGAATTTTCCCATTGTTTAAAGAAGACATAAAACTCAGCAAGGAGAAATATGGATCGGTTCCAAGAGTGTTCATCGTTTCTGACCAAGACCTTTCAATAGAGGAGGATGCGCAAATGTGGATGATAGAGAATAATCCACCAAATGAAGTGAAAGTTATAAATGGTGCGGATCACATGGTCATGTTGCTGGGAAATATGCTTAATTACCTGGTACTTGTTTACCTGTACACATGCATTGTTGATGAAAAGTATGATCGAATCACTTTTCATAAAATAAAGTCACCTTATTAG
- the LOC101307400 gene encoding salicylic acid-binding protein 2-like isoform 1 yields MHGTERDRSVYMKMENSKHFVLVHGSGHGAWCWYKLATLLSSTGHNVTTLDLPASGINQTQQQQLHSFSDYAEPLFEFLGSLPPEEKVILVGHSMGGPVISIAMEMFPEKIAAAVFATAFMPGPDFSYLTIYQKLVERTVVSDSQFINDQGVDNPPSAMIFGPKRLATKLYQLSPPEDLTLALSLVRIFPLFKEDIKLSKEKYGSVPRVFIVSDQDLSIEEDAQMWMIENNPPNEVKVINGADHMVMLLGNMLNYLVLVYLYTCIVDEKYDRITFHKIKSPY; encoded by the exons ATGCATGGAACAGAAAGAGATCGATCAGTTTATATGAAAATGGAGAATTCAAAGCATTTTGTTCTGGTTCATGGTTCTGGTCATGGAGCGTGGTGTTGGTATAAGCTGGCAACTCTATTGAGCTCCACAGGTCACAATGTTACAACTCTAGACCTTCCGGCATCCGGGATCAACCAAACACAGCAACAACAACTTCATTCGTTTTCCGACTACGCTGAGCCATTGTTCGAATTTCTGGGGTCTCTGCCACCAGAAGAGAAGGTTATCCTTGTCGGACACAGCATGGGCGGCCCCGTCATATCGATCGCCATGGAGATGTTCCCTGAGAAAATTGCTGCTGCTGTATTTGCTACTGCTTTCATGCCTGGTCCTGACTTCAGTTACTTGACCATTTATCAAAAG TTGGTAGAGAGAACGGTGGTTTCAGACTCCCAGTTTATAAATGATCAAGGTGTCGACAATCCTCCATCCGCAATGATCTTTGGGCCAAAGCGGTTGGCGACGAAGCTGTACCAGCTCTCACCACCAGAG GATTTAACACTGGCATTGTCTTTGGTGAGAATTTTCCCATTGTTTAAAGAAGACATAAAACTCAGCAAGGAGAAATATGGATCGGTTCCAAGAGTGTTCATCGTTTCTGACCAAGACCTTTCAATAGAGGAGGATGCGCAAATGTGGATGATAGAGAATAATCCACCAAATGAAGTGAAAGTTATAAATGGTGCGGATCACATGGTCATGTTGCTGGGAAATATGCTTAATTACCTGGTACTTGTTTACCTGTACACATGCATTGTTGATGAAAAGTATGATCGAATCACTTTTCATAAAATAAAGTCACCTTATTAG